A part of Quatrionicoccus australiensis genomic DNA contains:
- a CDS encoding Fe2+-dependent dioxygenase: MLLHVPNVLTQEQVAECRRLMAEAEWVDGATTAGVQAVQSKRNRQLPEGTPLIEYLREMMVTGLMKNPLFFSAALPKTILPPYFNSYQDGGYYGNHIDNAIRYAHGSKQAIRTDVSTTIFLSEPDEYEGGELIAEDSYGCHEVKLAAGDAIVYPSTSLHRVEPVTKGVRVASFLWTQSLVRDAWRRAMLFDLDMNILKLRGQLGDTPEVVALTGHYHKLLQQWAE, encoded by the coding sequence ATGCTGCTACATGTCCCCAATGTCCTGACGCAAGAGCAGGTTGCCGAGTGCCGCAGGTTGATGGCCGAAGCCGAATGGGTGGATGGTGCGACGACAGCCGGGGTGCAGGCGGTGCAGAGCAAGCGCAACCGGCAACTGCCGGAAGGCACGCCCCTCATCGAGTACTTGCGGGAAATGATGGTCACGGGCTTGATGAAAAATCCGCTTTTCTTCTCGGCGGCGCTACCCAAAACCATTCTGCCGCCCTATTTCAACAGCTATCAGGATGGCGGCTACTACGGCAATCACATTGACAATGCGATCCGCTATGCACACGGCAGCAAGCAGGCGATCCGCACCGACGTGTCGACTACGATTTTTCTCTCCGAGCCCGACGAATACGAAGGCGGCGAGCTGATCGCCGAGGACAGCTACGGTTGTCACGAGGTCAAGCTGGCGGCCGGCGATGCCATCGTCTATCCGTCGACCAGCCTGCACCGCGTCGAGCCGGTGACCAAGGGCGTGCGCGTCGCTTCCTTTCTGTGGACGCAGAGCCTGGTGCGCGATGCCTGGCGGCGTGCCATGCTGTTTGATCTCGACATGAACATCCTCAAGCTGCGCGGCCAGCTCGGCGACACACCCGAAGTCGTCGCGCTGACCGGGCATTATCACAAGCTGTTGCAGCAATGGGCGGAATGA
- a CDS encoding PepSY-associated TM helix domain-containing protein, which translates to MAAKFSLRFLCPSRAFAAVAGSQPSDPELAAAQRRSAWRKLLLKLHWISSALCLLGMLLFSVTGITLNHAAQIEAKPQITRSTLPLPADLLPGLQGLAEAAPARLPPAVDAWLGANFHVDLSAASPEWSAEEIYLPLPRPGGDAWLRIGLEDGEVEYELTERGWISWLNDLHKGRHTGGVWSLFIDLFALACLFFSVTGLLLLQMQAGQRPSTWPLVAFGCLLPVLIALLFIH; encoded by the coding sequence ATGGCTGCCAAATTTTCCCTGCGTTTCCTTTGTCCGTCGCGCGCCTTTGCCGCGGTTGCCGGCTCACAGCCGTCCGATCCGGAACTGGCCGCAGCCCAGCGGCGCAGTGCCTGGCGAAAACTCCTGCTCAAGCTGCACTGGATCAGCTCGGCGCTGTGCCTGCTCGGCATGCTCCTGTTCAGCGTCACCGGCATCACACTCAATCATGCCGCGCAGATCGAGGCCAAGCCGCAGATCACGCGCAGTACGCTGCCTTTGCCGGCCGACTTGCTGCCCGGCTTGCAAGGCCTGGCGGAAGCAGCGCCGGCGCGTCTGCCGCCAGCGGTCGACGCCTGGTTGGGCGCCAATTTCCACGTTGACCTGAGCGCAGCCAGTCCGGAATGGTCGGCCGAGGAAATCTACCTGCCGCTGCCGCGCCCGGGCGGCGATGCCTGGCTGCGCATCGGACTCGAAGACGGCGAGGTCGAATACGAACTGACCGAGCGCGGCTGGATTTCCTGGCTCAACGACCTGCACAAGGGGCGCCATACCGGCGGCGTGTGGAGCCTGTTCATCGATCTCTTTGCGCTGGCCTGCCTGTTCTTCTCGGTCACCGGCTTGCTGCTGCTCCAGATGCAGGCCGGACAACGGCCCTCGACCTGGCCGCTGGTCGCTTTCGGTTGCCTGCTGCCGGTCCTCATTGCCCTGCTTTTCATTCATTGA
- a CDS encoding DUF4198 domain-containing protein, with product MHSLTRSFLAVALLASVSAAHAHRTWLLPSAAQVEGKDPWVTVDAAVSEDLFELGANALKLDGLSITDPDGGAVQPNQTFAGKYRSSLDLKLAKSGTYRISLVSETAMASYKLNGEMRRWRGNVADLKKEVPAGAEELSVSTTLGRLETFVTAGKPNATALKPVGSGLELIPLDHPSEFLAGQPARFRLLLDGQPLPGLTVAVVPGGVKYRGVLKETALTTDAKGEFTVNWPMPQMYWINAGYPARVTVPEGQPRPPMPAKRYNYSGTFEVLPQ from the coding sequence ATGCATTCCCTGACTCGCTCCTTTCTCGCCGTTGCCCTGCTCGCTTCGGTTTCGGCGGCGCACGCGCATCGCACCTGGCTGCTGCCCTCGGCTGCCCAGGTGGAAGGCAAGGATCCCTGGGTAACGGTAGACGCTGCCGTTTCCGAGGATTTGTTCGAACTCGGCGCCAACGCTCTCAAGCTCGATGGCCTGAGCATCACCGATCCGGATGGCGGCGCCGTGCAGCCGAACCAGACCTTTGCCGGAAAATATCGCAGCAGCCTGGACCTCAAGCTGGCCAAAAGCGGTACCTACCGGATTTCCCTGGTCAGCGAGACGGCCATGGCCAGCTACAAATTGAACGGCGAGATGAGGCGCTGGCGCGGCAATGTTGCCGATCTGAAAAAGGAAGTCCCGGCCGGGGCGGAAGAGCTGTCGGTGAGCACGACGCTTGGCCGCCTGGAAACCTTTGTCACCGCTGGCAAGCCGAACGCCACTGCGTTGAAACCCGTGGGTAGTGGCCTGGAACTGATTCCGCTTGATCACCCGAGCGAATTCCTCGCCGGCCAACCGGCCCGTTTCCGCCTGCTGCTCGACGGCCAGCCCTTGCCCGGTCTGACTGTTGCGGTGGTGCCGGGCGGCGTCAAGTATCGAGGCGTGCTCAAGGAAACGGCGCTGACCACCGATGCCAAGGGCGAATTCACCGTCAATTGGCCGATGCCGCAGATGTACTGGATCAACGCCGGCTACCCGGCGCGCGTCACTGTGCCGGAAGGCCAGCCGCGCCCGCCGATGCCGGCCAAACGCTACAACTACAGTGGCACTTTCGAGGTGCTGCCGCAATAA
- a CDS encoding TonB-dependent receptor, producing the protein MAHIRSRKHPNPSHLLALFAATLPAAAMAQESETSLPPLTVTAEAESPYKVERAASSKFTAPLVDTPKTVTVIPQEIIKQTNAASLQEALRATPGITFGMGEGGTPEGDNPIIRGFSAQANTFIDGLRDPSSQSRNMFAVEQIDVVKGADSAFSGGGAVGGSINLTSKSAKLGNFNEASLGVGTDNFVRTTADFNRQISETSALRINLLKETGDVPGRDHVDFDHMGVNLSAAFGLGTPTRATVGFYHYETDDMPDYGVPYSNPYTTAPNTQYNGDGSPLKVKRSNFYGLTGRDFRKTEVDSGTLKLEHDINDKWTIRNSTRFTKSLNNYIATNPGDSSGVNITPGNITVSGTTIPAGYLNRSSKNRYSEGEGFVNATELAGEFMTGPVKHNVSTGFEFSHQETDSRGYLITGANINGVQIAGAPLASIDDPDPTQAWLGTIRRSNVGTLYKTTSHGAYIFDTLTLSKQWLVNLGVRRDSFSTNVGTYSTNGYAANTAALPNNTNPFVPVSVKSDASFTSYQAGLIFKPLENGSVYLNYATAANPSGMTTGDGTDNLGTSGATLSYADLEPEKVRNIELGTKWNVLNNKLALSAAIFKLDKTNAKVQVDASTYATVGRQETEGFELGFAGALTDKWQVFGGYTHLDSKLAEVGPLAANQANKGNQFPNTPKDSFSLWSSYKVLPKLTVGGGANYVSKVYGNVANTKWVPEYWLFNAMASYEFDRSFSLRLNVTNLFDKTYYDRAYTTHMATVGAGRQAILTANYKF; encoded by the coding sequence ATGGCGCACATCCGCAGTCGCAAGCACCCCAACCCGTCCCATCTTCTCGCCCTGTTCGCGGCAACCTTGCCGGCAGCGGCCATGGCCCAGGAAAGCGAAACCTCGCTGCCGCCGCTGACAGTAACGGCCGAGGCCGAATCGCCGTACAAGGTTGAAAGGGCTGCTTCGAGCAAATTTACCGCGCCATTGGTTGATACGCCGAAGACGGTGACGGTGATTCCGCAAGAAATCATCAAACAGACCAATGCGGCCAGTCTGCAGGAAGCCTTGCGCGCGACGCCCGGTATTACCTTCGGTATGGGTGAAGGCGGTACGCCGGAAGGCGACAACCCGATCATTCGTGGCTTCAGCGCCCAGGCCAATACGTTCATTGATGGTTTGCGTGATCCGAGTTCGCAATCCCGTAACATGTTTGCCGTTGAGCAGATCGACGTCGTCAAGGGAGCTGACTCCGCCTTCAGTGGCGGCGGTGCGGTCGGTGGCAGCATCAATCTGACCAGCAAGTCAGCCAAGCTGGGCAATTTCAACGAAGCCTCGCTGGGCGTCGGGACGGATAATTTTGTTCGCACGACGGCTGATTTCAATCGGCAGATTTCCGAGACCTCAGCCTTGCGCATCAACTTGCTCAAGGAGACTGGCGACGTGCCGGGGCGCGACCATGTTGATTTCGACCATATGGGCGTCAATCTGTCGGCGGCATTTGGTCTTGGTACGCCGACGCGCGCGACGGTCGGCTTCTATCATTACGAAACCGATGACATGCCGGATTACGGCGTGCCTTACAGCAATCCTTATACGACGGCACCCAATACCCAATACAACGGCGACGGCAGTCCTCTCAAGGTCAAGCGCAGTAATTTCTATGGCCTGACCGGCCGCGATTTCCGCAAGACGGAAGTTGATAGCGGCACACTCAAGCTCGAACATGACATCAACGACAAATGGACGATTCGTAACTCGACTCGCTTTACGAAGTCGCTGAATAACTACATTGCGACAAATCCTGGAGATTCGAGTGGGGTCAATATCACACCGGGCAATATCACGGTGTCAGGTACGACGATTCCTGCCGGTTACCTGAATCGTTCCAGCAAGAACAGGTATTCGGAAGGCGAGGGGTTTGTTAATGCAACCGAGCTGGCTGGTGAATTCATGACTGGTCCGGTCAAGCACAACGTTTCTACCGGTTTCGAGTTCAGTCATCAGGAAACCGATAGTCGTGGTTATCTGATTACCGGCGCCAATATCAACGGCGTCCAGATTGCCGGTGCGCCGCTGGCAAGTATTGATGACCCCGACCCAACGCAGGCCTGGCTGGGCACCATCCGTCGTTCAAACGTCGGTACTTTGTACAAAACGACGAGTCATGGTGCCTATATATTCGACACGCTGACCCTGAGCAAACAGTGGCTGGTCAATCTGGGCGTGCGGCGCGATTCGTTCAGTACGAATGTCGGGACTTATTCGACCAACGGCTATGCCGCAAACACTGCCGCCCTGCCGAATAACACCAACCCGTTTGTGCCGGTCAGCGTCAAGAGCGATGCTAGCTTTACCAGCTATCAGGCGGGCCTTATTTTCAAGCCCCTGGAAAACGGCAGCGTCTATCTCAATTACGCAACGGCCGCCAACCCGTCTGGGATGACGACGGGCGATGGTACGGACAATCTGGGCACCAGTGGCGCTACCTTGTCCTACGCTGATCTGGAGCCGGAAAAGGTCCGCAACATCGAACTGGGGACCAAGTGGAACGTGCTCAACAACAAGTTGGCGCTCTCCGCGGCAATCTTCAAGCTCGACAAGACCAACGCCAAGGTTCAGGTTGATGCCAGCACGTATGCGACGGTTGGGCGTCAGGAAACCGAAGGTTTCGAACTCGGTTTCGCGGGGGCCTTGACCGACAAGTGGCAGGTGTTCGGCGGTTACACCCATCTCGACAGCAAGCTGGCAGAGGTCGGGCCGCTGGCGGCCAACCAAGCCAACAAGGGCAACCAGTTCCCGAATACGCCGAAGGACAGTTTCAGCCTCTGGTCGTCGTACAAAGTGTTGCCCAAGCTGACCGTGGGTGGCGGCGCAAACTACGTTTCCAAGGTCTATGGCAATGTCGCCAATACCAAATGGGTGCCTGAATACTGGTTGTTCAACGCAATGGCCAGTTATGAATTCGATCGCAGTTTCAGTCTGCGTCTGAACGTGACCAACTTGTTCGACAAGACTTATTACGATCGCGCCTACACCACCCATATGGCAACGGTGGGAGCGGGACGACAAGCCATCTTGACCGCCAACTACAAGTTCTGA
- a CDS encoding DUF2271 domain-containing protein — protein MQKRKLLLAAVLASALPALAAELSVKIDIPQLAVAEYHRPYIAMWLEKADGGQVTQLAVWYDQKKKDNGGTKWLKDMRQWWRKGGRDLEVPLDAVTSATRAPGLHSLTFVAGKAPLGQLAAGEYTLFVEASREAGGREVVRVPLTWPPKEARSTGSKGQEELGNVTVQLKP, from the coding sequence ATGCAAAAACGCAAACTCCTGCTCGCGGCCGTGCTGGCCAGCGCGCTGCCGGCGCTGGCGGCGGAGTTGTCGGTCAAGATCGACATTCCGCAACTGGCGGTTGCCGAATACCACCGGCCCTACATCGCCATGTGGCTGGAAAAGGCCGACGGCGGTCAGGTCACGCAACTGGCCGTGTGGTACGACCAGAAAAAGAAGGACAACGGCGGCACCAAGTGGCTCAAGGACATGCGCCAGTGGTGGCGCAAGGGCGGCCGCGACCTCGAAGTGCCGCTCGATGCGGTGACCAGCGCGACGCGTGCGCCCGGCCTGCATAGCCTGACTTTCGTTGCCGGCAAGGCGCCGCTCGGCCAGTTGGCAGCCGGCGAATACACACTGTTTGTCGAAGCCTCGCGTGAAGCGGGCGGCCGCGAAGTCGTCCGCGTGCCGCTCACCTGGCCGCCCAAGGAAGCTCGCTCGACCGGCAGCAAGGGCCAGGAAGAGCTGGGCAATGTCACCGTGCAACTGAAACCCTGA
- a CDS encoding ArnT family glycosyltransferase, whose amino-acid sequence MSLTLPRTIERFLLSPWSLLLAVLLAFVLNSYSLPLTDVDEGAFSEATREMLERGNLVSPTLNAQPRHDKPILIYWAQAATVSLLGPTEFGFRLPSILAAMLWMWALYRFCLRHGDRTTALVATLAMALSLQVGLIAKAAIADALLNLFICLALFGVYDYFVAVRAGQGVRESRRLLAWTYAVLGLGFLTKGPVAVMFPLLIGSLLFISAGHWRAWLRALFWLPGWALFLAIVVPWHVMVYLDQGDAFFRGFYLKHNVDRYTSTLEGHGGNPFYYLIALPFVLLPFTGWLLAISGKLWMGMRSKLPEGDFERFLLIWFGVVFVFFSFSRTQLPHYLLYGCTPLFILLARHRLDSERRLLAFLPQILFGLLLAFLPQILDFAASRTTRPLEMALLNELTAGFADASRWLLAGFAVLVAALAFWRRLPVWQGLVLAGFLQALVVFGVVFPVVLNATQGPVREAGRVARQSGEKVVLYKLYQPSFSVYRQAVTPSGKPELGELVLVRSDRYVELQKDVAPLRIDEVYKRGFLVLGRVVAGPAQ is encoded by the coding sequence ATGTCCCTTACTCTTCCCCGCACCATCGAGCGCTTCCTGCTGTCACCCTGGTCATTGCTGCTGGCGGTGCTGCTTGCCTTCGTCCTGAACAGCTATTCGCTGCCGCTGACCGATGTCGATGAAGGGGCTTTTTCCGAGGCGACGCGCGAGATGCTCGAGCGCGGCAACCTCGTTTCGCCGACCCTCAACGCGCAACCGCGCCACGACAAGCCTATCCTGATCTACTGGGCGCAGGCGGCCACGGTCAGCCTGCTCGGGCCGACCGAGTTCGGTTTCCGCCTGCCCTCCATTCTCGCCGCGATGCTCTGGATGTGGGCGCTCTACCGCTTCTGCCTGCGTCATGGCGACCGCACGACGGCGCTGGTCGCGACGCTGGCGATGGCCTTGTCCCTGCAGGTCGGGCTGATCGCCAAGGCGGCGATTGCCGATGCCTTGCTCAATCTGTTCATCTGCCTGGCGCTGTTTGGCGTTTACGACTATTTCGTTGCGGTGCGGGCCGGGCAGGGCGTGCGTGAAAGCCGCCGCCTGCTGGCGTGGACCTATGCCGTGCTCGGCCTCGGCTTCCTGACCAAGGGGCCGGTTGCGGTGATGTTCCCGCTGCTGATCGGCAGCCTGCTCTTCATTTCGGCCGGCCACTGGCGGGCCTGGCTGCGCGCCTTGTTCTGGCTGCCCGGCTGGGCGCTCTTCCTGGCCATCGTCGTGCCCTGGCATGTGATGGTTTACCTCGATCAGGGCGATGCCTTCTTCCGCGGTTTTTACCTGAAACACAATGTCGACCGCTACACCAGTACGCTCGAAGGCCACGGCGGCAATCCCTTCTATTACCTGATCGCGCTGCCTTTCGTACTGTTGCCGTTTACCGGCTGGCTGCTGGCGATCAGCGGCAAGCTGTGGATGGGTATGCGCAGCAAGTTGCCGGAAGGCGATTTCGAGCGTTTCCTGCTCATCTGGTTTGGCGTCGTTTTCGTGTTTTTCTCGTTCTCGCGCACGCAGTTGCCGCATTACCTGCTTTACGGCTGCACGCCGCTGTTCATCCTGCTGGCACGGCACCGCCTCGATAGCGAGCGGCGCCTGCTCGCTTTCCTGCCGCAGATCCTGTTCGGTCTGCTGCTCGCTTTCCTGCCGCAGATTCTCGATTTTGCCGCGAGCCGCACGACGCGACCGCTGGAAATGGCCTTGCTGAACGAGTTGACCGCTGGCTTTGCCGATGCGTCGCGCTGGTTGCTCGCCGGCTTTGCCGTGCTGGTCGCGGCTCTGGCCTTCTGGCGTCGCCTGCCGGTCTGGCAAGGCTTGGTGCTGGCCGGTTTCCTGCAGGCGCTGGTGGTGTTCGGCGTCGTTTTCCCGGTCGTGCTCAATGCGACGCAGGGGCCGGTGCGCGAGGCTGGGCGAGTGGCCCGGCAGAGCGGCGAAAAAGTCGTGCTCTACAAGCTGTATCAGCCCAGTTTCAGCGTTTACCGTCAGGCGGTGACGCCGTCCGGCAAGCCGGAACTTGGCGAACTGGTTCTCGTGCGCAGCGATCGTTATGTCGAGTTGCAAAAGGATGTGGCGCCGCTGCGGATCGACGAAGTGTACAAGCGCGGTTTCCTTGTTCTTGGTCGCGTGGTTGCCGGTCCGGCCCAATGA
- a CDS encoding sulfite reductase subunit alpha produces MLWMLEPARGVAAALLTLAYLGLCWWAWRRRAPFPLPAANADWTVVYASQTGTAQALAQRTALALERSGATVRCLPLDLLAAAELQAGGRFLFVVSTSGEGDAPDNARRFVRDLFSENLELAGVEFALLALGDRNYRYFCGFAARLEDWLLAQGARQRFARIEVDRGDAAALAAWRERLAELGAADEFAAAADDFCSWRLVDRQHLNPGSAGGEVYQLDFAANGATPNWAAGDLAQIRHAADAACRRDYSLASLPEEGGLVRLLVRRHIRADGASGQMSGWLTRDLPLGGEVALRLRPHPAFHLNANRFRPLICIGNGVGLAGLRALLASRIAAGVDDNWLLFGERHEKHDFHWRSELTGWQSAGFLARLDTAFSRDAGDGRYVQDCLAANGDLLRQWLARGAAVYVCGSRLGMAEGVDGVLRDLLGKEGVDRLADEGRYCRDVF; encoded by the coding sequence ATGCTCTGGATGCTTGAACCGGCGCGCGGTGTCGCTGCCGCGCTGCTGACCCTGGCCTATCTTGGCTTGTGCTGGTGGGCCTGGCGGCGCCGGGCGCCGTTCCCTTTGCCTGCAGCAAATGCCGACTGGACGGTGGTCTACGCCAGCCAGACCGGCACGGCGCAGGCCCTGGCGCAGCGTACAGCGCTGGCGCTCGAGCGCAGTGGCGCGACGGTGCGCTGCCTGCCGCTCGACCTGCTCGCGGCGGCCGAACTGCAGGCCGGCGGGCGTTTCCTGTTTGTCGTCAGCACGAGCGGCGAGGGCGATGCGCCGGATAACGCGCGGCGTTTTGTCCGCGACCTGTTTTCCGAAAACCTCGAATTGGCCGGCGTCGAATTCGCGCTGCTCGCGCTGGGCGACCGCAACTACCGGTATTTTTGCGGCTTTGCCGCACGCCTCGAAGACTGGCTGCTGGCGCAGGGCGCGCGGCAGCGTTTTGCCCGCATCGAGGTCGATCGCGGCGACGCGGCGGCGCTCGCTGCCTGGCGCGAACGTCTGGCCGAACTCGGTGCGGCCGATGAGTTTGCCGCAGCGGCCGATGATTTTTGCTCCTGGCGGCTGGTCGACCGGCAGCACCTTAATCCGGGCAGCGCCGGTGGCGAGGTTTATCAGCTCGATTTTGCCGCGAATGGTGCAACGCCGAATTGGGCGGCCGGCGATCTGGCACAGATCCGGCATGCCGCCGATGCCGCTTGCCGGCGCGACTACTCGCTGGCCTCGCTGCCCGAAGAAGGCGGTTTGGTGCGTCTGCTCGTCCGCCGTCACATCCGGGCCGACGGTGCCAGCGGCCAGATGTCCGGCTGGCTGACGCGGGATCTGCCGCTGGGCGGCGAGGTCGCCTTGCGCCTGCGCCCGCATCCGGCCTTCCATCTCAATGCCAACCGCTTCCGGCCATTGATCTGCATCGGCAACGGCGTCGGCCTGGCCGGCCTGCGCGCCCTGCTCGCCAGCCGGATTGCGGCGGGCGTCGACGACAACTGGCTGCTCTTCGGTGAACGCCACGAAAAGCACGATTTTCACTGGCGCAGCGAGTTGACCGGCTGGCAGAGCGCCGGCTTTCTCGCCCGGCTCGACACGGCATTTTCACGCGATGCCGGCGACGGGCGCTACGTGCAGGATTGCCTGGCCGCCAACGGCGATTTGTTGCGGCAGTGGCTGGCACGCGGTGCGGCGGTCTATGTCTGCGGCAGCCGGCTGGGCATGGCGGAGGGCGTGGACGGGGTGCTGCGTGATTTATTGGGTAAAGAAGGCGTCGACCGTCTGGCGGACGAAGGGCGTTACTGCCGCGATGTTTTTTGA
- a CDS encoding UDP-2,3-diacylglucosamine diphosphatase: protein MPRVRSVFLSDIHLGTRACQADRLLDFLREYSAEQTYLIGDIVDFWSMSRGIHWTQAQNTVVQKLLRRARHGERVVFIPGNHDEALRDYCGIIFGEIEVVDELIHETADGRRFLLIHGDVFDQVTRHHRWVAVLGDKAYDLLVRLNHWLSWCRRKLGLAGYWSLAGYAKRKVKTALNFIFDFEESAIHHAKERGLDGVICGHIHWATIREIDGLSYVNCGDWVDSCTGIVEHFDGRLELVAWGMQAAQPALAAPVAETAEV, encoded by the coding sequence ATGCCACGGGTCAGATCAGTCTTTTTATCCGATATCCACCTGGGTACGCGAGCGTGCCAGGCGGATCGTCTCCTTGATTTCCTGCGCGAGTATTCCGCCGAGCAGACCTACCTGATCGGCGATATCGTCGATTTCTGGTCGATGAGCCGCGGCATTCACTGGACGCAGGCGCAGAACACCGTCGTCCAGAAGCTGCTGCGCCGGGCCCGTCACGGCGAGCGTGTCGTCTTCATCCCCGGCAATCACGACGAGGCGCTGCGCGACTACTGCGGCATCATCTTCGGCGAGATCGAAGTGGTCGATGAGCTGATCCACGAGACGGCCGACGGCCGCCGCTTCCTGCTCATCCACGGCGACGTCTTCGATCAGGTGACGCGGCATCATCGCTGGGTCGCCGTGCTCGGCGACAAGGCCTACGACCTGCTGGTCCGCCTCAATCACTGGCTGTCCTGGTGTCGGCGCAAGCTCGGTCTGGCCGGTTACTGGTCGCTCGCCGGCTACGCCAAGCGCAAGGTCAAGACGGCGCTCAATTTCATTTTCGATTTCGAGGAATCGGCCATCCATCACGCCAAGGAGCGGGGTCTGGACGGCGTCATCTGCGGCCATATCCATTGGGCGACGATCCGCGAAATCGACGGACTCAGCTACGTCAATTGCGGCGACTGGGTCGATTCCTGTACCGGCATCGTCGAGCATTTCGACGGTCGCCTTGAACTGGTTGCCTGGGGCATGCAGGCGGCGCAGCCCGCGCTGGCGGCGCCGGTCGCTGAAACTGCGGAGGTCTGA
- a CDS encoding glycosyltransferase: MRVLMVSDVYFPRVNGVSTSIETFRQCLRELGVEVRLVVPRYGDEPDEPGIIRVAGRPVPGDREDRLVGWRAMHKAVLAAAADCDLIHIQTPFIAHYAGLKAARRLGLPVLATYHTLFEEYLQHYAPFLPGDWLKGQARAFSRRQCNALDAVVVPSTAMQQRLLAYGVTAPLHVLPTGIPLARFGRGNGAAFRAEHGIPLGQPVALFVGRVAHEKNIGFLLEAMLRTRDMRADALLLIAGEGPAMNDLKERVRQFGLLDAVRFIGYLDRQQALPDCYAAADVFVFASRTETQGLVLLEAMAAGLPVIALSEMGTTDILAPGRGAYSPPADAAAFGEVLGYFFNQPLAWRYLAEEAPAYAAEWSDAAMAARLAARYRELAGRENALAETLTVAAT, translated from the coding sequence ATGCGTGTCCTGATGGTGTCCGATGTCTATTTTCCGCGGGTCAACGGGGTGTCGACCTCGATCGAGACCTTCCGCCAGTGCTTGCGCGAACTCGGGGTCGAGGTGCGCCTGGTCGTGCCGCGCTATGGCGACGAACCGGATGAGCCGGGCATCATTCGCGTCGCCGGCCGGCCGGTGCCGGGCGATCGCGAAGACCGCCTGGTCGGCTGGCGCGCCATGCACAAGGCGGTGCTGGCCGCCGCGGCGGATTGCGACCTGATCCACATCCAGACCCCCTTCATCGCCCATTACGCCGGCCTCAAGGCGGCACGTCGCCTCGGCCTGCCGGTACTGGCGACTTATCACACGCTGTTCGAGGAATACCTGCAGCACTACGCGCCTTTCCTGCCCGGTGACTGGTTGAAGGGTCAGGCGCGCGCCTTCTCGCGGCGCCAGTGCAATGCGCTGGATGCGGTGGTCGTGCCGTCTACGGCGATGCAGCAGCGCCTGCTCGCTTATGGTGTCACCGCGCCGCTGCATGTGCTGCCGACCGGCATTCCGCTCGCCCGTTTCGGGCGCGGCAACGGGGCTGCCTTTCGCGCCGAGCATGGCATTCCTCTCGGCCAGCCGGTGGCGCTGTTTGTCGGGCGTGTCGCGCACGAGAAGAATATCGGTTTCCTGCTCGAAGCCATGCTGCGTACCCGCGACATGCGTGCGGACGCGCTGCTGCTGATCGCCGGCGAAGGCCCCGCAATGAACGATCTCAAGGAGCGGGTGCGACAGTTCGGCCTGCTTGATGCGGTGCGTTTCATTGGTTATCTCGATCGCCAGCAGGCCTTGCCGGACTGTTATGCGGCAGCCGATGTCTTCGTTTTTGCCTCGCGCACCGAAACCCAGGGCCTGGTCCTGCTCGAAGCGATGGCGGCCGGTTTGCCGGTCATCGCGCTTTCGGAAATGGGGACCACCGATATTCTCGCTCCGGGGCGCGGCGCTTACTCGCCGCCAGCCGACGCAGCGGCTTTCGGCGAAGTGCTGGGGTACTTCTTCAATCAGCCGCTTGCCTGGCGATACCTGGCAGAAGAAGCGCCGGCCTATGCTGCGGAGTGGTCCGATGCGGCGATGGCGGCGCGACTTGCGGCGCGTTATCGCGAACTCGCCGGGCGGGAAAATGCCCTTGCCGAGACGTTGACCGTTGCGGCGACCTGA
- a CDS encoding phosphatase PAP2 family protein yields MSDYGRTDNERLLPWLALCLALLTGVFVLTQGWFGGFREAQALSNHLPGWFWQSLTVLGDERVLLALMLPFCRRYPRVFWSIIVAAVIGGLVSRGIKIWLEMPRPAAMFAADQINIIGIRLTSKSFPSGHTVSAFSFVSVWLAIGGWRLWPLLPLAVLAGFSRVAVGAHWPFDVLVAACIGVLGAWFGVKLARRWRWGLRVRPHRGLVCIAALAVATLPFESQGYPDSLAVRLLVCVWGLSAFAIHYLLPLLRGGWRGGVQSDSEA; encoded by the coding sequence ATGAGCGACTACGGCCGCACTGACAACGAACGACTGTTGCCCTGGCTGGCGCTTTGTCTGGCGCTGCTGACCGGCGTTTTCGTTCTGACCCAGGGCTGGTTTGGCGGCTTTCGCGAAGCGCAGGCACTGAGCAATCATTTGCCGGGCTGGTTCTGGCAGTCGCTGACGGTGCTTGGCGACGAGCGCGTACTGCTCGCGCTGATGCTGCCGTTTTGCCGGCGTTATCCGCGGGTCTTCTGGAGCATCATCGTGGCGGCGGTGATCGGCGGGCTGGTTTCGCGCGGCATCAAGATCTGGCTGGAAATGCCGCGACCGGCGGCGATGTTTGCGGCCGACCAGATCAACATTATTGGTATTCGCCTGACCAGCAAGAGTTTTCCGTCCGGGCATACCGTGTCGGCGTTTTCCTTTGTTTCCGTCTGGCTCGCCATCGGTGGCTGGCGGCTGTGGCCATTGTTGCCGCTCGCCGTGCTGGCCGGTTTCTCGCGTGTGGCGGTTGGCGCCCACTGGCCGTTCGACGTGCTGGTTGCTGCCTGTATCGGCGTGCTCGGTGCCTGGTTCGGTGTCAAGCTGGCCCGCCGCTGGCGCTGGGGTCTGCGCGTTCGGCCGCATCGCGGCCTGGTTTGCATTGCAGCGCTGGCGGTGGCGACCCTGCCGTTCGAGAGCCAGGGCTATCCCGACTCTTTGGCGGTGCGCCTGCTGGTCTGTGTCTGGGGGCTGAGCGCTTTTGCGATCCACTACCTGCTGCCGCTGCTGCGTGGTGGCTGGCGTGGCGGCGTGCAGTCGGACAGCGAAGCCTAG